Genomic window (Tardiphaga sp. vice304):
GACACCGTGTCGGCCAGCACCCGTGCGATCACGTCGGTCGACGTGCCGGCCGGCAGCGGCACGATCAGCCGGATCGGCCGTGTCGGATAATCCGCCGCCGCGGCGTGGCCGATGCCGAGCATCAATCCGACGGCAATAAGAACCTTGCGCAAAACGTCTCTCCTTGTGTCGCTTTGTGGCCACTTAGGGAGCGCGGCGCCGGGGAGTCAAACGATTCGATGTCGCGTGTCGGCCGCATCAGCGAAGCGCCATGCGGGGCCGCGAGCAGGCCGGTGAGCGAAGCGTAATCCTCCCGATATCCGCAAGGCGGCGGGTTACGGGCTCTACGCTTGCTCAGCGTCGCGTGAATCGATCTCTGCCATACATACGGTGGGGTTTGCCGTCACGACCGGTATAATCGAGGGTCCAGCGAGTGCTCATCGTCGGACCTACAACCCGACCTTGCCAGATCGTAGTCGATTTGCAGTCGGGTACACCAAGCCCGTTCCAGTCAACCTTGAAGGTGACGGCGGTTCCTTTGGTAAGGCCACGGACTTCGTATGGCGCACCCTGACACTCAAATCCGGCGGCATTGTTCACATATGTGCCAATGAATGATCCAGTGACCGGCTCAACGAACCATGCTGTGAGAGTGGACCCTCGTGTGTTCAC
Coding sequences:
- a CDS encoding avidin/streptavidin family protein, with translation MRCLFTFLFLSLFPISAQAQITPLSTWVNTRGSTLTAWFVEPVTGSFIGTYVNNAAGFECQGAPYEVRGLTKGTAVTFKVDWNGLGVPDCKSTTIWQGRVVGPTMSTRWTLDYTGRDGKPHRMYGRDRFTRR